The Clostridium beijerinckii genomic sequence ATAACTTATTAATATAAAAACTTATCCACATGTGTGGATAAAATTGTGCATAACTTGTTTATTTTTATTGTTAGTACATGCTTTATAGTTGATTTTATTTAGATCTTAGCATGTTTATAACACTTAATAACAGATTGTTATTAAATTTATAGAAATTTAATCTATACACATAGTTATTAACATGTTGATATATTTATATACATACTTGGCTATAATATATGAATGTTAATATCATTGTTGATAAACTGTACATAACTATTATAAAAATTTTTTTATTACAATTATTGGAGGAATAAGAATGGATGCCGATCTTAAAAATTTATGGGATAAAACCTTAGATATTATAAAAAGTGAGCTAAGTGAAGTTAGTTTTAATACTTGGATTAAAAGCTGCGAACCTCTGTCTATTTCTTCTAATACTCTAAAGATAAGCGTTCCAAATTCCTTTACTCAAGATATTTTAGATAAAAGATATAAAGATTTAGTTGCAAACTCCATAAAAGCAGTATGTTCAAAATTATATACAATTGAATTTATTATAATGTCTGAAATCTATGAAAAAGAAGAAATTAAGAGTTCGTCAAATCAGAAACCAAAAGCTATTGTAGTTAATGATGAAATGTCGTCTACATTAAATCCAAAATATACTTTTAATTCTTTTGTAATAGGTAATAGTAATAGATTTGCTCATGCTGCATCTTTGGCAGTTGCAGAATCACCAGCAAAAGCATATAACCCGTTATTCATATATGGTGGAGTCGGACTTGGAAAGACTCACTTAATGCATGCCATAGGTCATTACATCTTAGATGGTAATCCTAATGCTAAAGTTGTATATGTCTCATCTGAAAAATTTACCAATGAATTAATAAACGCTATAAAAGATGATAAGAATGAAGAATTCAGAAATAAATACAGGAATGTTGATATCTTACTTATAGATGATATTCAATTTATAGCCGGAAAAGAGCGTACTCAAGAAGAATTCTTTCATACATTTAATGCGTTACATGATGCGAATAAACAAATTATATTATCTTCAGATAGACCGCCAAAAGAAATTCCAACATTAGAAGATAGGCTTCGATCTAGATTTGAATGGGGTTTAATAGCAGATATTCAAGTCCCTGATTTCGAAACTAGAATGGCAATACTAAAAAAGAAAGCTGATGTTGAAAATTTAAATGTAGCAAATGAAGTTATGGGATACATTGCTACTAAAATTAAATCTAATATAAGGGAACTTGAAGGCGCACTAATAAGAATAATTGCTTACTCCTCATTAACTAACAGAGAAGTTACTGTAGATTTAGCTACAGAAGCATTAAAAGATATAATATCTAAAAAGCAAGGAAAGCATGTGACTATTGACTTAATACAAGATGTAGTTTCTAGTTACTTTAATTTGCGTGTTGAAGATTTAAAATCTCAAAGGCGAACTAGAAATGTTGCTTACCCAAGGCAAATAGCAATGTATTTAAGTAGAAAACTAACAGATATGTCTTTACCTAAAATTGGAGAAGAATTTGGAGGGAGAGATCATACCACGGTAATACATGCTTATGAGAAAATATCTGAGAATCTCAAGACTGATGATTCATTACAGAATACTGTTAACGACATTACAAAAAAATTGACTCAGAATTAATCCACAGAGCTGTATAATAAGTACATAATAACTTGTGGATAATATTTTTTTAGTTATATTACGCTTATACTTGTGGATAACCAGTCTGTTTTGTTACTGATTTATCCACAATATTTTTGAACTAAATTTTGTTGATATTACAGCGATTATACTAGTTATCAACAAATTAACAGCCCCTACTACTATTATTACTATAAAAATATTTATCTAACTACTAATTATCATCTTTAATTCTTGTGAATAAAATAAGGAGGATTTTCAATGATCTTTACATGTGAAAAACAAAAAATATTAGAAGGTATATCAATAGTTCAAAAAGCCATAACAGGTAAATCAACAATGCCTATATTAGAAGGTATTCATATAAATGCAAGTAATTCAACAATAACTCTTATAGGTTCAGATATGGATGTTAGTATTCAAACATTAGTTGATGCAACTATTATGGAAGAAGGAAGTATAGTTATTGATGCTAAAATATTTGGAGAAATAATAAGAAAACTACCTAATTCAACTATAAGAATAGAAACTATGGAAAATCAGATAATAAAAATAACTTGTGAAAAATCCATATTTGATGTAGTTTATATGAACACAAACGAATTTCCAGAGTTACCTGAAATTAATGAGAATTTAAAAATATCAGTAAATCAAAATATATTAAAAAATATGATAAAGGGAACTTCTTTTGCTATCGCTCAAGACGAAACAAGACCTATTCTTCAAGGAATATTATTCGAGGTGAGAAATAAAAACTTAAACTTAGTTGCTCTAGATGGATATAGATTAGCTATAAAAAGTGAATTTTTAGATACGGATATTGATATAGAAGTTGTAATTCCAGGAAAAACATTAAATGAAGTATCAAAGATACTAGAAGATATAGATGAGATTGTGGATATAACATTTACTAATAACCATATATTATTTAATTTAAAAAGAACTAAAATAATATCTAGATTATTAGAAGGTAAGTTCATAAATTATAAATCATTATTACCACAAGAACACAAACTATTTGTAAATGTTAATAGACAAGAACTACAAAATGCGATAGAAAGAGCATCCCTAATGGCTAAGGATGGAAATACAAATTTAATAAAATTAGATTTACATCAAGATAACTTAGTAATAACCTCTAATTCTCAATTGGGAAAGGTAAGAGATGAAATTTCGATAAAATTGCAAGGAGATGAAATAGAAATTGCATTTAACTCAAAATATCTGCTAGATGTTTTAAAGAACATGGAGGATAATGAAGTTGTTATGAAAATGACATCTGGTATAAGCCCATGTGTTATTGAAGAAAATAGTAATGAAAATGCAAAATATTTAGTTTTGCCAGTAAGACTGATGAGATAGGAGGATAAATATTATTTTAATATTTATATAATGAAAATGAATAAAATAAAAATTGATACTGAAATTATAAAATTAGATGCTTTTTTAAAATGGGCATCTATTGCTAGCTCAGGTTCAGAAGCTAAGATTTATGTGCAAGATGGAATGATAAAGGTTAATGGAGAAGTTTGTACTCAAAGAGGTAAAAAATTAAGAATTGGAGATGTAGTAAACTTCGAAGGTTCAGATTTTGAAATAATATAGAGATAGTTATTTGATTATTTATGATATAATTATTATAGGTGTATTTTTATGTATGTTAAAAATATAAATTTGCTTAATTATAGGAATTATAAAAAATTAAGCGTAGAATTGACTGAAAATGTTAATGTGTTTGTGGGAGATAATGCTCAAGGAAAAACAAATATTTTAGAATCAGTATATTATTGTGCTTTTGCAAAATCACACAGAACATCAAAAGATAAAGAATTAATAAATTGGGAAAATAGTACAGCCTACATAAGTTTACTTATAGGGAAAAATAGATTAGATAAAAAGATCGATATAAATATACTCAGAGATGGTAAGAAAGCCATAAAAGTAAATAATATAAAAGTAAATAAGATAGGTGAATTATTTGGAATTTTTAATGTAGTAATGTTTTCTCCAGAAGATTTAAAAGTTATAAAGGAAGCACCGAGTTTAAGAAGAAGACTATTAGATATGGAATTATCTCAGGTAAATCCAAACTATTACTTCAATTTAGTACAATATAATAAAGTTTTAGGCGAAAGAAACATTTTATTAAAGAGCAGGTCATTTAGTGAAGATATCTTAGATGTATATGATATACAATTAAGTAAATATGCTGATTATATTATTTCAAAAAGGTTAGAATATATAAATAAGATAAATTTTTACGGTGATATAATTCATAAAGAAATTACATCTGGAAAAGAAGAAATAAACTTTAAATATAATTGTACTGTTAATCTAGAGAATGGAAAATTTAAAGATAATTATTTAAAAAAACTAAAAGATAATATTGAAAAAGATAGGGAAAAGGGGTTAACGTCTGTAGGACCTCATAGAGATGATTTTAGCGTATTTATAAATAATATTGATACTAAGGTTTTCGGATCTCAAGGACAACAAAGAACATCGATTTTAACTATGAAATTTGCATCTTTAAAAATCATTAGAGAGATTACAGGTGAATATCCAGTATTATTGTTAGATGATGTTTTATCCGAGCTTGATGTAAATAGGAAAAAATATATATTAAGATCAATAAAGGATATACAAACTATAATAACATGTGCTGGAATTGAGGATTTAAATGATTATTTAGATGATAAAGTCAAGATATTTAATGTATCAAACGGACAAATTTTAAATCAAGGGAGGAATATATAATGTTTTTGCATTTAGGTGAAAATGTAGTAGTTCCTATTAAAGACATTATTGGAATATTCGATCTTCAAAATACGATGTATAGCTCTGATACAATACAATTTTTAAGGCTAGCAGAAGAAGACGGATTTGTAGAAAGAATAACAGAAGAAAAACCAAAGTCGTTTATAATAGCAGAAGTAGATAATAAGAGTAAAATATATTTATCACCAATATCATCAACTACATTAACAAAAAGGACAGATATAGAATATAGTTCTTAATTCCATAAAATTGAAAATTTTAATAATACTTATTAAGTTTAGGAGGAGTCTGATTTGGAACAAAATAACAAAAAATATGATGAAAATCAGATACAAGTTCTTGAAGGATTAGAAGCAGTAAGAAAAAGACCAGGAATGTATATTGGAAGCACTAGTTCAAGAGGACTTCATCATTTAGTATATGAAATCGTAGATAATAGCATTGATGAGGCTTTAGCAGGATATTGTAATAAGATAGAAGTATACATTAATGAGGATAATTCGATTACAGTAAATGATGATGGTAGAGGTATGCCTGTCGGAATACATCCTAAGATGGGAAAATCTACTGTTGAAGTTATAATGACTATATTACATGCAGGTGGTAAATTTGGAGGAGGGGGATATAAGGTTTCAGGTGGATTACACGGAGTTGGTGCATCTGTAGTTAATGCTCTTTCAGAAGAATGTACTGTCACAGTTAAGAGAGATGGACATATATGGCAGCAAAATTATAGTAAAGGGAAGGTTCTTAATGAGCTTTCTAAAATAGGGGATAGTGATCAGACTGGAACACAGACATATTTTAAGCCTGATACAGAAATATTTGATGAAATAGTATTTGATTTTGAAGTTTTATCTCAAAGATTAAGAGAGTTAGCTTTCTTAAACAAAGGAATATATATAAAGTTAGTAGATAAAAGAGATGAAAAAGAAGAGGTTTTCCATTATGAGGGGGGAATTAAATCATTTGTTAGCTATTTAAATAGGAACAAAGTTCCACTTCATGAAGAACCAATATATATCGAAGGCGTGAAAGATAATATATCCGTGGAAGTTGCTATTCAATATAATGATGGTTACACTGAAAATATATTTTCCTTTGCAAATAATATTGATACAGTTGAAGGTGGAACCCATTTAGTTGGATTTAAAACTGCATTAACCAGAGTATTTAACGATTATGCAAAGAAATTTGGACATATAAAAGAAAATGACAAGAATTTTACTGGTGATGACATAAGAGAAGGACTTACTGGAGTAATATCTATAAAGATTGAGGAACCTCAGTTTGAGGGGCAAACAAAAACTAAATTAGGAAATAGTGAAGTAAGAGGAATTGTAGATTCTATTGTTGGAGAAAATATAGGAATATTTCTTGAGGAAAATCCTAATATAGGTAAAATGATTGTTGATAAAGCTCTAATGGCTGCCAGAGCCAGAGATGCAGCTAGAAAAGCAAGAGAATTAACACGAAAATCAGTCTTGGAAAGATCTACATTGCCTGGGAAATTAGCAGATTGTTCATCTAAAGACCCAAGGGAATGTGAAATTTATATAGTCGAAGGAGATTCGGCAGGTGGATCTGCAAAGCAAGGAAGAAATAGAAAATTCCAAGCTATTTTACCTTTAAGAGGTAAAATATTAAATGTTGAAAAACAAAGATTAGATAGAATATTAAATGCAGATACTATTAGATCAATGATTACTGCATTTGGAGCAGGCATAGGAAATGATTTTGATGTTGAAAAGATTAGATATAATAGAATTATAATTATGACAGATGCCGATGTTGATGGTGCTCATATTAGAACATTATTACTAACATTTTTTTATAGATATATGAGGAATTTAATAGATGATGGGCATGTATACATAGCGCAACCACCATTATATAAAGTTAGTAAAGGTAAAAAAGATTATTATGCATATAGTGATCCTGAATTAGAAAGTGTTTTATCTGAGCTAGGTGGAAAAGATAATTCAACTGATATTCAAAGATATAAAGGTCTTGGAGAAATGAATGCATCTCAATTGTGGGATACAACTATGGATCCAGAAAAGAGAATTTTATTAAAAGTAAATATAGAAGACGCTATGGCTGCCGATGAAATTTTCACCATATTGATGGGGGAAAAAGTTGAGCCAAGAAAAGAATTTATACAACAAAATGCTAGAAATGTTGTTAATTTAGATATTTAGTACTGAAATACGAGGTGAAGTACATGGATTTTAATGAAGGAAAAGTTATACCAGTAGATATTAAAAACGAAATGAAGAAATGTTATATAGATTATGCAATGAGTGTTATAGTTGGTCGTGCATTACCAGATGTAAGAGACGGACTAAAACCTGTTCATAGAAGGATATTATATTCGTTGCAAGAATTGGGGTTAACTCCTGAAAAGGGATATAGAAAGTGTGCAAGAATAGTTGGAGATGTTTTAGGTAAATATCATCCACATGGTGATAGTTCAGTTTATGATGCATTAGTTAGAATGGCTCAAGATTTTTCAATGAGATATATGCTAGTTGATGGACATGGAAATTTTGGATCAGTTGATGGTGACAGTGCAGCTGCTATGAGATATACAGAAGCAAAAATGAATAAAATAGCAGTTGAAATGTTAAGAGATATTAATAAGAACACAGTTGATTTTATGCCTAACTTTGATGGTGAAGAGCAAGAGCCAGTAGTATTACCATCAAGATTTCCTAATCTCTTGGTAAATGGTTCATCAGGAATTGCAGTCGGCATGGCAACTAATATTCCGCCACACAATTTAGCTGAAATAATTGATGGGACTATTATGCTTATAGATAATCCTGAAAGCACAGTTTTGGAACTTATGACTAAAATTACAGGACCGGATTTTCCTACAGGGGCTACCATTATGGGGAAAGCAGGAATTAGGGCTGCATATGAAACTGGTAAGGGAAAGATAATAGTAAGAGCGAATGCTGAAATAGAGGAAGAAAATGGAAGACACTCGATAATCGTTACTGAGATACCATATCAAGTAAATAAGGCAAAACTTGTAGAAAATATTGCTGATTTAGTAAAAGATAAAAAGATTACTGGAATCTCTGATTTGAGAGACGAATCAGACAGAGACGGTATGAGAATCGTAATCGAGCTTAAAAGAGATGCTAATCCAAGTGTAGTATTGAATTTATTATATAAGCATACAAAGCTTCAAGATACATTTGGCATTATTATGTTAGCATTAGTCAATAATGAGCCAAAGGTTTTAAATTTAAAGCAAATACTAGAAAATTATGTAGAATTTCAAAAAGAAGTTATAACAAGAAGAACTATATTTGATTTAAACAAGGCAGAGGCTAGAGCACATATCTTAGAAGGTTTAAAAATAGCATTAGATAACATAGATGAAGTAATAAGTATAATAAGAAATTCTAATACTACTGAAATTGCCAAAAATACTCTAATGGAAAGGTTTGAACTTTCTGAGAAGCAATCTCAGGCTATATTAGAGATGAGATTAAGAAGATTAACTGGATTAGAAAGAGGTAAAATCGAGGAAGAGTATAATGAGCTAATGAAACAAATAGAATATTTAAAATCTATTTTAGCTAGTGAAGAAAAACTGTTAGATGTTATTAAAGAGGAACTATTAGAAATAAAGAATAGGTACTCAGACGAGAGAAAAAGTAAAATTGAAAAAATAGTAAATGAAATTGATATAGAGGATTTAATTCAAGAAGAAGATGTTGTGATAACATTAACACATTCAGGATATATAAAAAGAATTTCGGCAGACACTTATTCATCACAAAGAAGAGGTGGAAAAGGAATTCAAGCAATGTCAACTAAGGAAGATGATTTTGTTGAGCACTTGATGATAACATCAACACATTCTGATGTACTATTCTTTACCAATAAAGGAAGAGTGTATAAATTAAGAGCTTATGAAGTTCATGATGCTGGAAGACAGGCGAAAGGAACAAATCTGATAAATCTTATAGCAATAGAACCTGATGAAAAGATTCAAACAGTACTTACTGTAACAGATGAGAAAAAAGAAGGCTTTTTGTTTATGGGAACTAAGCAAGGAATAGTAAAGAAGACTCCATTAAGTGAATTTAAAAATCTAAGAAAGAATGGATTAATCGCAATAAGCTTAAAAGATGGCGATGAATTATTAAAAGTAAAGAATACCTATGGTGATGCTAATATTATGGTTGTAACTCAAAATGGTTATGCCGTTAAATTTAATGAAAAAGATGTTAGATCAATGGGAAGAACTGCATCAGGTGTTAAAGCTATTAATTTAAAAGAAGATGATATAGCAGTATGTATGGATATTGCTGTTGATGGAGAAGAGTTATTAGTAATAAGTGAAAATGGATATGGAAAGAGAACTCCTATTGCTGAATATAAGCTTCAAAATAGGGGTGGAGTAGGACTAATAACTTATAAAATTAGTGAAAAGACTGGAAAGCTTGCTGGCGCTACAATTTGTAAGGTAGATGATGAATTAATGCTTATAAATTCTAGTGGAGTAGCTATTAGAATTAATGTAGCAGATATCTCTGTAACAAGTAGATCAGCAATGGGGGTAACATTGATGAGAACGAATGAAGATGAGAAAGTTGTTGCAATAGCTAAAATATTAAGCAGTGATGATCAAGAAACTGAATCTGGTGATGAAGCTGAATCTGAAATAAATAATATAGAAGAATAATATTAGATATAATAAATCTTATAAGATTATAAATAAGGCATAACTATTGAATATAGGTTATAGCCTTATTTTTTTATAGGTATTATATATTAAAGTTTTATAAAAGTATCTACATATATGCCAGGCGTATCATAATAAGATATATTAATTATCATATAGATATGTTAATTAATATGAACATAAATTAATATAATTAGGTTATATTATATAAGTACTGTTGAATTATTATGTTAATATAAAAAACTTCGCTGAAGCACATAGATACTTTAATTAAATTTAGGAAAAATATTTTTGATATAATATAAAAATATTTTAAAAAGTTGTTGACAGTGTATAAAACAGGTGATATACTAAGAAAGTCGCTTGAGGGTGATGAAAATTAATAACTACAATGAGAATTGTAGGAAAGAAAATTGGTCTTTGAAAATTGAACAGAATAACATAAATACATTTAAGTAAACCAGCAATTTTTATTTGAGTAAGCTAAGATTAAACTTTTTATTGAGAGTTTGATCCTGGCTCAGGACGAACGCTGGCGGCGTGCTTAACACATGCAAGTCGAGCGATGAAGCTCCTTCGGGAGCGGATTAGCGGCGGACGGGTGAGTAACACGTGGGTAACCTGCCTCATAGAGGGGAATAGCCTTTCGAAAGGAAGATTAATACCGCATAAGATTGTAGTGCCGCATGGCATAGCAATTAAAGGAGTAATCCGCTATGAGATGGACCCGCGTCGCATTAGCTAGTTGGTGAGGTAACGGCTCACCAAGGCGACGATGCGTAGCCGACCTGAGAGGGTGATCGGCCACATTGGGACTGAGACACGGCCCAGACTCCTACGGGAGGCAGCAGTGGGGAATATTGCACAATGGGGGAAACCCTGATGCAGCAACGCCGCGTGAGTGATGACGGTCTTCGGATTGTAAAGCTCTGTCTTCAGGGACGATAATGACGGTACCTGAGGAGGAAGCCACGGCTAACTACGTGCCAGCAGCCGCGGTAATACGTAGGTGGCAAGCGTTGTCCGGATTTACTGGGCGTAAAGGGAGCGTAGGTGGATATTTAAGTGGGATGTGAAATACTCGGGCTTAACCTGGGTGCTGCATTCCAAACTGGATATCTAGAGTGCAGGAGAGGAAAGTAGAATTCCTAGTGTAGCGGTGAAATGCGTAGAGATTAGGAAGAATACCAGTGGCGAAGGCGACTTTCTGGACTGTAACTGACACTGAGGCTCGAAAGCGTGGGGAGCAAACAGGATTAGATACCCTGGTAGTCCACGCCGTAAACGATGAATACTAGGTGTAGGGGTTGTCATGACCTCTGTGCCGCCGCTAACGCATTAAGTATTCCGCCTTGGGGAGTACGGTCGCAAGATTAAAACTCAAAGGAATTGACGGGGGCCCGCACAAGCAGCGGAGCATGTGGTTTAATTCGAAGCAACGCGAAGAACCTTACCTAGACTTGACATCTCCTGAA encodes the following:
- the dnaA gene encoding chromosomal replication initiator protein DnaA, with translation MDADLKNLWDKTLDIIKSELSEVSFNTWIKSCEPLSISSNTLKISVPNSFTQDILDKRYKDLVANSIKAVCSKLYTIEFIIMSEIYEKEEIKSSSNQKPKAIVVNDEMSSTLNPKYTFNSFVIGNSNRFAHAASLAVAESPAKAYNPLFIYGGVGLGKTHLMHAIGHYILDGNPNAKVVYVSSEKFTNELINAIKDDKNEEFRNKYRNVDILLIDDIQFIAGKERTQEEFFHTFNALHDANKQIILSSDRPPKEIPTLEDRLRSRFEWGLIADIQVPDFETRMAILKKKADVENLNVANEVMGYIATKIKSNIRELEGALIRIIAYSSLTNREVTVDLATEALKDIISKKQGKHVTIDLIQDVVSSYFNLRVEDLKSQRRTRNVAYPRQIAMYLSRKLTDMSLPKIGEEFGGRDHTTVIHAYEKISENLKTDDSLQNTVNDITKKLTQN
- the dnaN gene encoding DNA polymerase III subunit beta; its protein translation is MIFTCEKQKILEGISIVQKAITGKSTMPILEGIHINASNSTITLIGSDMDVSIQTLVDATIMEEGSIVIDAKIFGEIIRKLPNSTIRIETMENQIIKITCEKSIFDVVYMNTNEFPELPEINENLKISVNQNILKNMIKGTSFAIAQDETRPILQGILFEVRNKNLNLVALDGYRLAIKSEFLDTDIDIEVVIPGKTLNEVSKILEDIDEIVDITFTNNHILFNLKRTKIISRLLEGKFINYKSLLPQEHKLFVNVNRQELQNAIERASLMAKDGNTNLIKLDLHQDNLVITSNSQLGKVRDEISIKLQGDEIEIAFNSKYLLDVLKNMEDNEVVMKMTSGISPCVIEENSNENAKYLVLPVRLMR
- the yaaA gene encoding S4 domain-containing protein YaaA, with the protein product MNKIKIDTEIIKLDAFLKWASIASSGSEAKIYVQDGMIKVNGEVCTQRGKKLRIGDVVNFEGSDFEII
- the recF gene encoding DNA replication/repair protein RecF (All proteins in this family for which functions are known are DNA-binding proteins that assist the filamentation of RecA onto DNA for the initiation of recombination or recombinational repair.) is translated as MYVKNINLLNYRNYKKLSVELTENVNVFVGDNAQGKTNILESVYYCAFAKSHRTSKDKELINWENSTAYISLLIGKNRLDKKIDINILRDGKKAIKVNNIKVNKIGELFGIFNVVMFSPEDLKVIKEAPSLRRRLLDMELSQVNPNYYFNLVQYNKVLGERNILLKSRSFSEDILDVYDIQLSKYADYIISKRLEYINKINFYGDIIHKEITSGKEEINFKYNCTVNLENGKFKDNYLKKLKDNIEKDREKGLTSVGPHRDDFSVFINNIDTKVFGSQGQQRTSILTMKFASLKIIREITGEYPVLLLDDVLSELDVNRKKYILRSIKDIQTIITCAGIEDLNDYLDDKVKIFNVSNGQILNQGRNI
- the remB gene encoding extracellular matrix regulator RemB; protein product: MFLHLGENVVVPIKDIIGIFDLQNTMYSSDTIQFLRLAEEDGFVERITEEKPKSFIIAEVDNKSKIYLSPISSTTLTKRTDIEYSS
- the gyrB gene encoding DNA topoisomerase (ATP-hydrolyzing) subunit B encodes the protein MEQNNKKYDENQIQVLEGLEAVRKRPGMYIGSTSSRGLHHLVYEIVDNSIDEALAGYCNKIEVYINEDNSITVNDDGRGMPVGIHPKMGKSTVEVIMTILHAGGKFGGGGYKVSGGLHGVGASVVNALSEECTVTVKRDGHIWQQNYSKGKVLNELSKIGDSDQTGTQTYFKPDTEIFDEIVFDFEVLSQRLRELAFLNKGIYIKLVDKRDEKEEVFHYEGGIKSFVSYLNRNKVPLHEEPIYIEGVKDNISVEVAIQYNDGYTENIFSFANNIDTVEGGTHLVGFKTALTRVFNDYAKKFGHIKENDKNFTGDDIREGLTGVISIKIEEPQFEGQTKTKLGNSEVRGIVDSIVGENIGIFLEENPNIGKMIVDKALMAARARDAARKARELTRKSVLERSTLPGKLADCSSKDPRECEIYIVEGDSAGGSAKQGRNRKFQAILPLRGKILNVEKQRLDRILNADTIRSMITAFGAGIGNDFDVEKIRYNRIIIMTDADVDGAHIRTLLLTFFYRYMRNLIDDGHVYIAQPPLYKVSKGKKDYYAYSDPELESVLSELGGKDNSTDIQRYKGLGEMNASQLWDTTMDPEKRILLKVNIEDAMAADEIFTILMGEKVEPRKEFIQQNARNVVNLDI
- the gyrA gene encoding DNA gyrase subunit A, coding for MDFNEGKVIPVDIKNEMKKCYIDYAMSVIVGRALPDVRDGLKPVHRRILYSLQELGLTPEKGYRKCARIVGDVLGKYHPHGDSSVYDALVRMAQDFSMRYMLVDGHGNFGSVDGDSAAAMRYTEAKMNKIAVEMLRDINKNTVDFMPNFDGEEQEPVVLPSRFPNLLVNGSSGIAVGMATNIPPHNLAEIIDGTIMLIDNPESTVLELMTKITGPDFPTGATIMGKAGIRAAYETGKGKIIVRANAEIEEENGRHSIIVTEIPYQVNKAKLVENIADLVKDKKITGISDLRDESDRDGMRIVIELKRDANPSVVLNLLYKHTKLQDTFGIIMLALVNNEPKVLNLKQILENYVEFQKEVITRRTIFDLNKAEARAHILEGLKIALDNIDEVISIIRNSNTTEIAKNTLMERFELSEKQSQAILEMRLRRLTGLERGKIEEEYNELMKQIEYLKSILASEEKLLDVIKEELLEIKNRYSDERKSKIEKIVNEIDIEDLIQEEDVVITLTHSGYIKRISADTYSSQRRGGKGIQAMSTKEDDFVEHLMITSTHSDVLFFTNKGRVYKLRAYEVHDAGRQAKGTNLINLIAIEPDEKIQTVLTVTDEKKEGFLFMGTKQGIVKKTPLSEFKNLRKNGLIAISLKDGDELLKVKNTYGDANIMVVTQNGYAVKFNEKDVRSMGRTASGVKAINLKEDDIAVCMDIAVDGEELLVISENGYGKRTPIAEYKLQNRGGVGLITYKISEKTGKLAGATICKVDDELMLINSSGVAIRINVADISVTSRSAMGVTLMRTNEDEKVVAIAKILSSDDQETESGDEAESEINNIEE